A single window of Malus sylvestris chromosome 5, drMalSylv7.2, whole genome shotgun sequence DNA harbors:
- the LOC126621614 gene encoding putative polyol transporter 1 yields MIEMAARTAEENAVTGRSQNTSIEDFDHPKKPKTSKFAIACALLACTTSILLGFDIGVMSGASLFIKENLKISDVQVEVLAGTLNIYSLLGSALAGRTSDWIGRKYTIVLAGVIFLVGALLMGFATNYAFLMVGRFVAGVGVGYGMMIAPVYTAEISPASFRGFLTSFPEVFVNVGILLGYIANYAFAKLPLHLGWRFMLGVGGVPAIFLTIGVLFMPESPRWLVMQGRLGDARKVLQRTSESKEECQLRLDDIKEAAGIPPHLNEDIVQVTKRSRGEGVWKELILHPTPAVRHILIAAIGIHILEQASGIDTVVLYSPRIFDKAGITSANHKLLATIAVGGTKTVFILVATFFLDKFGRRPLLLTSVGGMIFSLLFLGVGLTIVDHHKGSVPWAVGLCMAMVYFNVAFFSIGLGPITWVYSSEIFPLKLRAQGVSIGVACNRVTSGVVSMTFISLYKAITIGGAFFLYAGISAAAWVFFYTMLPETQGRTLEDMEVLFGKYHRWRKANAMLKERKQVDGDDNNNGQVR; encoded by the exons ATGATCGAGATGGCTGCCCGGACAGCGGAAGAGAACGCCGTCACCGGTCGATCGCAGAACACGAGCATTGAAGATTTTGATCATCCAAAGAAGCCCAAGACTAGCAAGTTTGCTATTGCCTGTGCTCTTTTGGCTTGCACAACTTCAATCTTATTGGGTTTTG ATATTGGTGTAATGAGTGGGGCATCACTCTTCATcaaagaaaatcttaaaatCAGTGACGTTCAAGTCGAAGTGCTTGCGGGTACTCTAAACATCTACTCCCTCCTTGGTTCCGCCTTGGCCGGGAGAACCTCCGACTGGATTGGCCGCAAGTATACCATTGTCCTCGCTGGGGTCATCTTCTTGGTTGGAGCTCTCCTCATGGGATTCGCTACCAACTACGCCTTCCTCATGGTTGGTCGATTTGTTGCCGGAGTCGGTGTTGGCTATGGTATGATGATTGCTCCTGTCTACACTGCCGAGATCTCTCCAGCGTCATTCCGTGGCTTCCTCACATCTTTCCCAGAG GTGTTTGTCAATGTTGGCATATTACTGGGGTACATAGCCAACTATGCCTTTGCCAAGCTCCCGCTTCACTTGGGCTGGCGGTTCATGCTCGGAGTTGGCGGAGTTCCAGCTATTTTTCTCACCATCGGCGTCCTATTCATGCCCGAGTCTCCTAGGTGGCTGGTTATGCAAGGGCGACTCGGAGACGCCAGAAAGGTCCTCCAAAGAACTTCAGAGTCCAAGGAGGAGTGTCAGCTCAGATTAGACGACATTAAAGAAGCCGCAGGAATCCCACCACACTTAAACGAGGACATCGTTCAGGTCACCAAACGCAGCCGCGGTGAAGGCGTATGGAAAGAACTGATCCTTCATCCTACCCCAGCCGTTCGCCATATCTTAATCGCAGCCATCGGTATCCACATCTTAGAACAAGCGTCCGGTATAGACACTGTCGTTCTGTACAGCCCGAGGATCTTTGACAAGGCAGGTATCACCTCCGCAAATCACAAACTACTCGCCACCATTGCTGTTGGAGGCACCAAGACCGTTTTTATCTTGGTCGCCACATTTTTCCTAGACAAGTTCGGACGGCGTCCGTTGCTACTGACCAGCGTGGGCGGAATGATCTTTTCCCTCTTGTTTCTCGGTGTTGGCCTTACAATCGTCGATCATCACAAGGGTTCAGTCCCCTGGGCCGTCGGATTGTGCATGGCCATGGTATATTTCAATGTGGCATTTTTCTCAATAGGACTAGGGCCCATCACGTGGGTCTATAGCTCCGAGATATTCCCCTTGAAACTACGCGCTCAAGGAGTAAGTATCGGTGTGGCTTGTAATAGGGTGACAAGTGGGGTCGTCTCTATGACATTTATTTCATTGTACAAGGCCATCACGATTGGCGGGGCCTTCTTTCTTTACGCAGGAATTTCTGCTGCCGCTTGGGTGTTCTTTTATACGATGCTGCCGGAAACACAGGGAAGAACCCTAGAAGATATGGAGGTCCTGTTTGGTAAATACCACAGGTGGAGAAAAGCCAATGCAATGCTCAAGGAGAGGAAGCAAGTCGACGGTGACGACAACAACAATGGCCAAGTTCGCTAG